The nucleotide window GTCGTAAATCGATCAATCGCCCGGTCCCTGATGCGATGCCAAATCTCGTCCTCAGACAATCGAACACATTGAATTCCCTGTTTTTCAATACGTGATTTCAGTAAATCAAGAAATGAAGTAACTCCATTTTTTGCAAGCTCGTTCGGGTAAAACTCAATCAAGGTCCAATCTTTATTGCCATCCCAATACTTTCGCTTGGTTTCAGACATCTCGTCATAATCCACATCTCCTTTGAGTCCGAAATATTCTATGATCACGCCGCTATTTGATGTCTTGAAGATAGTGAAGTCCGGTCGGTAGTTTTTACCGCTCCAAAAGAAGTTACGCTCGTATTTGTACGAAATGTTATGTTCGAAAAGGAAATCAGCGACGACTTTTTCACCATATGACTTCACGTACTCGCCACCAATACTTTCTCGTGTCAGGGATCGGCGAAAGCGAAGGAACTCTTCCTTGCTTTGATCATACCGGCCTTCGACGATACGATCCCAGTCTTCTCGGAAATGGGCGAGCATCAGTTCACGGATTTGGTCTCTGAACGTGGGAATCTGCAGGTGATCGTCAAGCAACTGCTGTACTGCCCGACTTAATCCCTGGTCTTCTCCCGCGTCATCGTCGTATAGAGGACTCTCCTCTGGATGAACGATTGCGTAAGCCAGAGCGTGGAAAGTCATTACATGAGGAAGTGTGATATTAAATCTCTTGGCAATGGCGTCAACGGCGCTGACCTCAAATTTACCTCTATCGAATCGCTTGCGCTTGCCACTCTCCCGAATCCGGCGATCAATGTCAGCTTCGATTGCCGCATTGGCGCCCACACTGAGAAAGGCTACCAGTCTTCTGCGCACCTCCAACACAGCCTTCCTATTGAAGGCAAGGATGAGCATCTCGCTTGGAGGCACACCGCAATGTTTGAGCAAAAATAGAGTACGATTAACAAGTGTTGCAGTCTTTCCGCTTCCGGCGCGGGCTATAACCTGGATATGTCCATGCACTGAAGCGATGGCCGCTAACTGCTCGTCGTCAGGAATTTGTTTCACGCTATCCTTGGCACTCGGAGTGTTAGCGGTTACCCACGACTTCACAAAGGAAAGCTTTTCCGCTTCGAACTCCTGCTCAGTGATGAACCCGGCACACGATTTTTGAAAAAAAGAATCGACACCAAGAAAATCAGATTGAAGCCGTTGTCGCACCTCCCACAGTAAAGCATTTCGCTGTTCTTCATTTAAATTAGCCAAATTTTTCGGTACATCTATATCATTTTGTCGATTATCCAAGATATGGTGGTTTTTCCAGTTTTGCAAAATTTTGTCTTGAATTTCAGAAATTTGTATGGTTTCTATTATGCCAGATTTAAAACTTTCAGAGTTGAAGGTTTTTTCTTTGTTGTCTTTTTCAAATCGTACATCAATCAACGGAATATAGTCAGTTCGTTGTTCAACACGAATTATTTGCCCGGCACCATATGTAGAATGATGTATATTTGCGCCCTCTATTTTAGACCATAATTCAAGATGCATATCAGAAAAAACGGCAAATTCATTTGCGTCAATATTTTTCACCGGTGACAACCGATTATTATCTTTTACTTTTCCAAAAGTCATGGTTTTATACCTATGTCCATGCCAAGCAAAAAACGATCATTCTGTCATTAATCCATAACTTCATGTCATTCTTCATCTGAAGACCAAGGGGACATAGATTCATATGTCTGCTGGTAATATTCACCCTCGGACGCCAGGAAATCTTCCCATTCTTGTTGAAAATAGTTTTCGATACTCTTTTCAACATTGCTTGTTCTTTCGTGTTCATCCAGAGAATCATAGATATAGTATTTTCTTTCTGCATAGATGTCAAAAGCCAGATAAAACAGCTCCCTTTCTACGCCGGTCTTAAATTTGATAGTATGATCCATAATCGATTTGACCTGCTTATAGGAAAGCTCATGGGGTTTAGAAAGAAGCTGAATTATGACATCTGTATTGGAATTAAACTCCAAAATTTCGGCAGTTCCCTCATAATTCAGGTTAAGATGCTCCGCCTCTTCAGTGTACTTTTTGAAAAAAAGGATTTTTTGATCGGAGCCCCATTCTTCCAATATCTTTTTCATATTGATTACGCAGGAGAATTCAACATCTATGGTTTGGTTAGAAATAGAGTTCAGGAGAACGTGATGCCATTCAATCGGCGAATGACCGCACAAATAACAGACATTGGCCGAACGACGAAATATTCTCGTGCAGATTATTTCATCTCCCGGTCTCCAAAATTTTTTGAGGTGGGTTTCAAATTTTTGTTTGTCGTTCATTTTCATAAAATCAAAAATCCTTTCCCGCTTTGGCACTAAATATCGACGCAATTCCTTCGTCATAACAGCCTTTATTGTAGATTCTTCAATTTCTGACTGCGCATTTTGTCGATGTAGGAGCATGCCGGGTATCTGTTGCAAGAAACAAATAGCCCGTATCGTCCTGATTTGGGAACAAGTTGACCCTCTCCGCAGTCTGGGCACTTGACTCCTTTGGAAATCGTATTTACGGCACACTCCTCATTTGTACATTTGACAATGCCGGACGTCTGCATGAGGAAACCCTTTGTGCATACATTGCAGGATTCCATTGGTTTCCCTTGGTGGTATGCCTGAACTTCTTCCCGGCACTCGAACAATTCACTGACAAACGGCGAATAACCCTTCATAGGGATAGGAATTACAACATGGTTCCGGGCACGGGTCAGAGCAACGTACAGCAGACGCCTCTCTTCGGCGTCGGGAAAGTCTTCCCTCTGTGGCAGCGGTAACTGTATAAGCTCATCTTCGGTCATGCGGCTGGGAAAACAGCGCCGATTTACTTCCTCGGAAACCAGTCCCAGCAGAATGACCGTGTCGGCTTCCAAGCCCTTCGACCCGTGAATGGTTAGCTTTGCCACATTGTGATGATTATCCCGCTCTCCAATAAATGACTGCACGAGGCTGGAGAAGGCATTTTCGTGCTCAGAGCTGTTTTTTTCACCAAGATAGGAATGGTATCTTGCGAGAACGTAGATATTCTCAGTAGTTGCAGTAGTCGCCTTTAAGTGTCTCAATACGAAAGCGAAGTCGCGTTCATGATCGAGGTAGTGGATTTCTAACACTTTTTCCACTCGTACATCCTGTGCGCTAACCGTTTTTCTTAGCTGCTCGGGGTTTTTCATCACAAACCGTGACGCAATGTTGGCAATCCCCTGGTTTGACCGAAACGTCTGGGTGAGAAACTGGGTAGTTCCTTCACCAAAAACATCATGAAAGATAGACATTATACGAACATCGGAACCGGCAAAACCATTGATGGACTGCCAGTCGTCTCCGACCCCGAAGAGCTTGGAAGCAGGACTATGCTTCAAAACTGACTGCAAAAGAGCCACTCGCGAAGATGACATGTCCTGAAATTCGTCAACCAGCAGGAAGCGGTATCCCGTGTCATATTTCTGCTGTTCAATCATATTTCCAGCATCTATCACCATATCCTCGAAATCCACCTCTTCCCTGGCGCCAAGATACTCCTCGTATCTGCGGTACAGTTCCTCGGACAAGGGAAGCACATCCAGAAGCCACGAACTTCCTATGCTGGCGCGTTGGTGAATCTCCTCGTCAGAAAGCTGACTCATCTTGCGGTTCCTGATGTATCCATCGAGCAGGATCACCACCGGATCATCGTTCCGGATATCACCCAAAGCAACTTCTCGGGAATTCTTTTCGAATTTAAAGCCGTTCTCCTTCAGCCAGTACAGAATCTTGTCATAAATGGTGTGATCCTGGAAATCCGCGCTCCGGGTTTCGAAAAACTTCGTTTTCTTTTTACGATGAATGCCCCGTCTCCATTCAGTTTTCTCCAGATATTCAGGAAAATCTTTTGGCGCAGCACCGCGGGAATCCAAGGCAAAATGCTCGTGATAGACGCCTATGGTTGGATAGTAGAAATCGCATTTGTACTGGCCGTGATCGGAGTCTGCCACATCATATTCATAGGAGCGTTCGTACTCATAAGGAATTCCCGTGGCAAAGAGAAAATTGGCGATTCTTAACTCTTCCCGGGACTTGACCAAGTCTCCCTTTAAAGTCCGCAACGGTTCGCGCTTTTCTTCCTCCATCGCTTGGGTTAAGGTTTCCACGATCCCTTGCTGCAATATCTGAAGGAGGCGCCAGGCCAACCAGTGCCGTGTCTCTGCTGAAACGGCATTCATGAGAAACGAATGAATTAGTCGTCTGCGCAGGACATCATCTGTGGCAACATCCGAAATACGTGGTTTACGCCCACGTAATTTTCCGATCAAATCCAGTCCGAATCCGTGGAAGGTCTGTGACCGAATCCGGTCATGTCCTTCAAATTCGCCAAAACGCTGTTGACAACGCTCGTAAAGTTCCTCTTTGGCTTTCTTATTGAAAGCCAGCATTAGAACCTGTTCAGGCCGTACCCATCCTTTCGCGAGAAGATAGCCAACCTTGGCCACAATCACCGAGCTTTTACCGCTGCCCGCTGCCGCTACAAGAAGCTGTCGATCATCACATATCACGCACGCAAGACGCTGTTCCAAAGTGAGCGGAGTTTTTTCAATCCGATCGAAGAAACTGGAGTACTCCGTTAGTTCCTTCTCCACGAAGGCGTCCACATACCTGGTGCGACTATGTCCTCGTATCTCCAGGGCATCCAAAAGATCACGCAAGGCAATAAACTCCGGGTCGGCACCAATAAAATCTTTCAGTGGCCGAGAACGACATATCTTGATTTCCTTTTCCAACTGTTCATTGCATTTGTTCCAAGCCCCATCCAAGACCGCATGAGTCGGATACGCATCGGGAATCAGCGAAAGCACAGATAATTTTGTCTGCTTAACCACATTTGCCGAATATGCACGCAAATCCGCTTGCAGATGTGAAGTCGGTCCCAGAAAGTAAACAGCTTGCTTCCCGGACGCCTTCAGATGAACGATATCAAGTCCGAAAATTTGGCGGGAAAGAAAAACCTCCAGTTCAAGAAAAGGTGTTCTGAACCATACTTCGCCAGATGCAGCCAGATGGAGATATCCATTTTCAAAAGATGTATGAGTGAACAGGAACCGGAGTAATCTTGACTTCATCGCACCTCAATTCGCGCAGTAAAGGGTTTTTCTGTTTTAGCAGTCAGTGATCTATCCGACTTCTTGCCTCGATGTTGTTCATTCCGGGATGAAGGAACCAATTAGCGCCATAAGGAAGAAACCCCCGCCTATTATTATCAAAGCAATTTCACCCCAGTATAATTTCGTTCTTTTCGGAAGTTCAGACTGACCTTTTTCCCAATAAGAATTTAAATGGCTTTGAGCACCCGCCAACGGCCATACAGAAAGAAAATATAGAAGCTCAAATGGGGCGGGTAATTTTAAAAAACCCGTAAATAAAACGAACGATAAACCATAGAGAAAAGGTTTTTTTATAAGCTTTGCACCATCCACCGTTGTCCGTAGCAATTCTATATCATGCCTGAACATTCCATCGATTCTAAATAAATTATAGAATGGGATGAATAAACCAAAAGTACGCCAGCCCGGACGGAAATCTGCATTCGTATAACTTTTTATACTTTCCCATGTTCTGTAAAACCAATAAATATTATAGAATCCGAATGTAACGAGTGACAAAATAACAAGATGACTTACAGGTTGAAAATTTGATGATATTTGTTCATTTTCTTGGCTCATTAATTTTTGCCTTTCTGCTGGTCAATGACAAACATTTTTAGTGAGTAGCAAGCGTCTATTCCATCACTTTTTACCTAACAATATTGCCGCCTGATCCTCGGCTGCACTCCGATCGACTCCTAAATTATCGAACAAACTCCACATGATAATTTCAAGACGAGGAGAAATATTTGAGAAAAGGCTTGCCGAAGCCATCAGTTCGGCTTGTGCCTCCTGCTCGGTACGCTCGTTGTTTCCCAAGTCCTTGGGCCAGAAGAATGCATGAGCAAGATCATTTCGTACGTTTACCGCTTTTTTAAGGTCAGTAGCAAGATCTTCAGGAAAATGCGAATATTTTAGAACACGACAACGGAGCTGCCCAAAAGTTAAACGTCCGAGCTTATCATACAATGAGAGTAAGCGGTCTTCATGTGAACAAGAGGTACCTTCCCGTATGTCGAGTGCGACCGCCATTTCGAGAAGCATTCGTTCTATAGACTGTACCTCCTGAATCGCAAAACCGAACCATGCGTAGGTATCCCACTCCTCCTTTGATGCCCATTCTGGATTATTAATCATGATCTACAAGTAGCTCCTGTAACCTGATTTCTCAGAATACTTGATTCCATCACTTGTCATTTTAGATTATGCTAGCGCGGCACAATTACGTTGAATAGGATATCGGCCTTTTCAGGATCGAGACGTCGCAGTTTCTGGACAGCATCCAGGGCGGCCGACCGGTTGCCGGAGAAAAAGTAAGCGCCCCCGAGGCCGCCCCAGGCATCGGCATTCTCCGGATCAATGCGGATGGATTGACGATAGGCGTCAATGGCATCGTTGTAACGCTCAAGGTGGGCGTAAGCCCACCCGAGGCCGGCCCAAGCACCGGCATCCTCCGGGTCAATGCGGATGGATTGACGGAAAGCGTCAAGGGCATCGTTGTAACGCTTGAGGAGGCCGTAAGCATTCCCAATGTCATTCCACTTAACGGCATCATCCGGGTCAATGTGGATGGCTTGACGGAAAGCTTCAAGGGCATCGTTGTAGCGCTCAAGGATTTTATAAGCGATCCCGAGGACGTTCCAGGCACCGGCATTCTCCGGATCAATGCGGACAGCCTGACGGGAAGCGTCAATGGCATCGTTGTAGCGCCCAAGAATGCCATAAGTGGCCCCAAGGTTGTTCCAGGCATCGGCATTCTCCGGATCGATGAGGACAGCCTGACGGTAGGCGTTAACGGCGTCGCGATGACGCTTGATGTGGTAGTAAGCGAGCCCGAGGACGTACCAGGCACCGGCATTTTTTGGCTCGATTTTTGTCCATTTCAGGCACCAATCAAGCAGCTCCTGCCAGTCCATCAGCTTTTCAAGAGCGATGGCACGTTTTAGCCATTCTGTCTGACTGCGCCCCTCAGAAACTGTTTTGCGACCCGGCTTGATCTCGCCTATCCACTCCACGGGCATGGCAAAGTTCAGGTTCTGGCCGCCTTCTACGTAAAGAGTAGTCAAGCCGACAAGCCTACCTTCCCGATCGAACAGCCCCCCTCCACTCGA belongs to Syntrophobacterales bacterium and includes:
- a CDS encoding DUF4234 domain-containing protein, which produces MSQENEQISSNFQPVSHLVILSLVTFGFYNIYWFYRTWESIKSYTNADFRPGWRTFGLFIPFYNLFRIDGMFRHDIELLRTTVDGAKLIKKPFLYGLSFVLFTGFLKLPAPFELLYFLSVWPLAGAQSHLNSYWEKGQSELPKRTKLYWGEIALIIIGGGFFLMALIGSFIPE
- a CDS encoding UvrD-helicase domain-containing protein; translated protein: MTFGKVKDNNRLSPVKNIDANEFAVFSDMHLELWSKIEGANIHHSTYGAGQIIRVEQRTDYIPLIDVRFEKDNKEKTFNSESFKSGIIETIQISEIQDKILQNWKNHHILDNRQNDIDVPKNLANLNEEQRNALLWEVRQRLQSDFLGVDSFFQKSCAGFITEQEFEAEKLSFVKSWVTANTPSAKDSVKQIPDDEQLAAIASVHGHIQVIARAGSGKTATLVNRTLFLLKHCGVPPSEMLILAFNRKAVLEVRRRLVAFLSVGANAAIEADIDRRIRESGKRKRFDRGKFEVSAVDAIAKRFNITLPHVMTFHALAYAIVHPEESPLYDDDAGEDQGLSRAVQQLLDDHLQIPTFRDQIRELMLAHFREDWDRIVEGRYDQSKEEFLRFRRSLTRESIGGEYVKSYGEKVVADFLFEHNISYKYERNFFWSGKNYRPDFTIFKTSNSGVIIEYFGLKGDVDYDEMSETKRKYWDGNKDWTLIEFYPNELAKNGVTSFLDLLKSRIEKQGIQCVRLSEDEIWHRIRDRAIDRFTTASRGFIGRCRKQSLSSSELRKRIEVYLPISPVEVMFLNLACQLYGAYLDRLTATGEDDFDGLMQRATEAIRSGQTVFQRKLESGDIAALRYICIDEFQDFSDLFYRLLGALREKNQKVELFCVGDDWQAINGFAGSDLRFFENFEEHIGKSRQLYISTNYRSPSAIVAVGNALMNGLGKPAVAYRKSVGKVLVSDINEFKPSPIEKERHPGDILTPVVSRLANKALVDGKDVVMLCRRNGLPWFVNYQDQAGNDGRGLDRYLGLVRSFFSQGLKERISISTTHKYKGLEKPVVIVLDAVARSYPLIHPNWVFSRIFGDSPDKIAKEERRLLYVALTRAVDTLIIITDGRSKSPFLEELECIQPLCKINWADYPPLRGIKIRLVVKVGNQDSRGGSPTFAIKAQLQASGYQWRPTGWPGWTKSFPVEGFNLENLKSEVWAASADGIEVRIFEDTDKLAAKYLVVKGQWQCEADHLATLHDTAQSMEASQNG
- a CDS encoding serine protease, with protein sequence MNVLSMISLLCSVLFLLILPLPGHALTPDQVFDKVKDSVVVVKTLDSEGEVKSQGSGVMLPSGKIATNCHVVEGGASYQVGRGKQLVRATLYAEDKDKDICLLDAKGIKGKLAELGKAANLKVGVPVYAVGAPKGLELSLSDGIVSQLRGGPPPFIQTTAAISPGSSGGGLFDREGRLVGLTTLYVEGGQNLNFAMPVEWIGEIKPGRKTVSEGRSQTEWLKRAIALEKLMDWQELLDWCLKWTKIEPKNAGAWYVLGLAYYHIKRHRDAVNAYRQAVLIDPENADAWNNLGATYGILGRYNDAIDASRQAVRIDPENAGAWNVLGIAYKILERYNDALEAFRQAIHIDPDDAVKWNDIGNAYGLLKRYNDALDAFRQSIRIDPEDAGAWAGLGWAYAHLERYNDAIDAYRQSIRIDPENADAWGGLGGAYFFSGNRSAALDAVQKLRRLDPEKADILFNVIVPR
- a CDS encoding UvrD-helicase domain-containing protein, which produces MKSRLLRFLFTHTSFENGYLHLAASGEVWFRTPFLELEVFLSRQIFGLDIVHLKASGKQAVYFLGPTSHLQADLRAYSANVVKQTKLSVLSLIPDAYPTHAVLDGAWNKCNEQLEKEIKICRSRPLKDFIGADPEFIALRDLLDALEIRGHSRTRYVDAFVEKELTEYSSFFDRIEKTPLTLEQRLACVICDDRQLLVAAAGSGKSSVIVAKVGYLLAKGWVRPEQVLMLAFNKKAKEELYERCQQRFGEFEGHDRIRSQTFHGFGLDLIGKLRGRKPRISDVATDDVLRRRLIHSFLMNAVSAETRHWLAWRLLQILQQGIVETLTQAMEEEKREPLRTLKGDLVKSREELRIANFLFATGIPYEYERSYEYDVADSDHGQYKCDFYYPTIGVYHEHFALDSRGAAPKDFPEYLEKTEWRRGIHRKKKTKFFETRSADFQDHTIYDKILYWLKENGFKFEKNSREVALGDIRNDDPVVILLDGYIRNRKMSQLSDEEIHQRASIGSSWLLDVLPLSEELYRRYEEYLGAREEVDFEDMVIDAGNMIEQQKYDTGYRFLLVDEFQDMSSSRVALLQSVLKHSPASKLFGVGDDWQSINGFAGSDVRIMSIFHDVFGEGTTQFLTQTFRSNQGIANIASRFVMKNPEQLRKTVSAQDVRVEKVLEIHYLDHERDFAFVLRHLKATTATTENIYVLARYHSYLGEKNSSEHENAFSSLVQSFIGERDNHHNVAKLTIHGSKGLEADTVILLGLVSEEVNRRCFPSRMTEDELIQLPLPQREDFPDAEERRLLYVALTRARNHVVIPIPMKGYSPFVSELFECREEVQAYHQGKPMESCNVCTKGFLMQTSGIVKCTNEECAVNTISKGVKCPDCGEGQLVPKSGRYGLFVSCNRYPACSYIDKMRSQKLKNLQ